The Megalops cyprinoides isolate fMegCyp1 chromosome 22, fMegCyp1.pri, whole genome shotgun sequence genome contains a region encoding:
- the LOC118769615 gene encoding fatty acid-binding protein, intestinal-like gives MTFNGTWKVDHSENYDKFMEQMGINMVKRKLAAHDNLKITIEQTGDKFHVKETSTFRTLEINFTLGEVFEYSLADGTELSGTWVLEGDMLKGKFTRKDNGKELLTTRIISGDELVQSYNYDGVDAKRIFKRG, from the exons ATGACGTTCAACGGCACCTGGAAAGTCGACCACAGCGAGAACTATGACAAGTTCATGGAGCAGATGG GAATCAATATGGTGAAGAGGAAGCTGGCAGCCCACGACAACCTGAAAATCACCATTGAGCAAACTGGGGACAAGTTTCACGTGAAGGAGACCAGCACCTTCCGCACGCTGGAAATCAACTTCACCCTGGGAGAGGTCTTCGAGTACAGCCTGGCCGATGGAACTGAATTGAGT GGCACCTGGGTCTTGGAAGGCGATATGCTCAAGGGGAAGTTCACCAGGAAAGACAATGGAAAAGAACTGCTCACAACCAGGATCATTTCTGGGGATGAGCTTGTGCAG AGCTACAACTACGATGGTGTTGACGCCAAGAGGATTTTCAAGAGGGGCTAA